The Medicago truncatula cultivar Jemalong A17 chromosome 7, MtrunA17r5.0-ANR, whole genome shotgun sequence genome includes the window CATATATTTCTGTCTACCTCTTTCTATAAGCAAATCCACCTCATGAAAAACCAAGCAAGTTTCAAAGAGGATAAGTAGTAGTTAACAATCTCTTATAAAATAACGTTTTGTTTATCAAACCACATTTTGGACCGTAAGCATCTTAGGTTAGTTTATCAAACATTCAAAAACATTGCTAAATAAAGTTTCAAATTCTCAGTTGTTGATTACAGTTTCTAGAGTTTATTTATTGATAAGCCGATGACAAGCACACTAGTGGAACATTGACCTTAATCATAAGTTCTTAGCGGAATGCTCTTTGTTTTGATTGGTTTCCATAACCCtgataaattgaaataaaatatgaaagctAAAAACTTTAAGACTTAGACAGATCCGATCCATTTAAATAGCAAATACTCTGGAGTTATGTACTCCAACTGTTTTTCTTTAGTtgattcacttttttattttgctattCCTATTCTTTTTGATTGATTGGTATTACTTAGTTTGTTTGGCTGATTATTTGTATATACTTTTTGCAATTATAGTGAAGATTTTAAGTCTACATCTAATATCTAATTTACAGAGTTTAAATGAGAATTAACTTAGCAAACTTGGAAATCTATCTCTTCTCCTGTTGTGTAGTATGCCAATGGGTTCACAAGTGACTAGTGGATTTTAGGCCTTGCAAGCTTTTAATTATCAGTTATGGCTTTTGGTTTTCGTGGCACCAATTTATTATGATTCTGTCATGAAGTGGTCTTGAGCTTATTTTGTAGACGCTACAATAATGATGGaagcctttacaatctttgtgaACTGTTTGTTTGCTTAGTTAGGTTTTTGTTCTTGAACTTGAATGCTGTGTTTAATTTGCATGCTATGTTTCTAGGAGATGTAGAATGCTAAAATAactgcaattttattttaaaaaatttggtaCTTTTAGGTTATATTCATATACATTTCTTCTACCAACTTTGATCGTATAAATTccataatatgttttttttttggtataaagaTCCAGGAATTGATTTCTTTTGTCCATGTTGTCATGGTGGTGACAAAATTCCTGACTTTCATGTTCTTGAGCAAGCTGGGCAATTTCAAAGAAGCAGAATTTGAAAGTAAGAAGGTTTTGAATCAAACTCTACATCGTCAGAATTGCACTCTCGTTAtgctttagttttttatttttgtttttggtctctgcaaatatgcctcattttggttttggtccctgaccccacttttgtgatgatttgcacaggTGGCAGaagatgactgaacccatttattagaaaaattgtccctgcaaaatcttttgatatttaaaaaggtccctgcaaaatattttgtttttgaaaatagtccctccagggactcttttcaaaagtaaaatattttgcagggatcaaaaacaacaaaaaaaaaattacagggactaaaccCAAAACAAGAcatttttgcagggaccaaaaccatattttagcctagtTTTTATGTATAAACACAGTTGGGATAAAATTCTGGAGGCACTGGCAGATGTATTTGAGTGATGTTTGTAACTTAGGTTTTCATGAAACTCAAATGTTACTATGACTTTATGCtgtaaaatatgttgattttccTTTAAGCCTTCAAGATTGGTTAGAAACTATGTGATTCAATCTACTATAATCTCTTTTCATGCATTCTAGGAAAATATAGCCACCTCCTTGCTGAGAAGTGAGAACGCataataagtaaaaaataagaggaatgatatttgtacaaccaatcatagacaacttttgtgacaacaactttttctctcttataaaaacaatagagagagagagagagagaaagaagagagagaataaaaacacatgtgagtatgagagagagggTTGTTTCATAAGTTGTCAAagagtggttgtacaaatatcatttctcaaaaaataaagaatgaactTTTGTATGATGGTGTGGATTGATGTTATGTATTTCTTTTAGTTGTACACAAACATTTCTTTCAATGCTCAAAGAAGTGTCCCTTCCCCAAGAggcgataatttttttttctctaaggGACGACGAGCTCAATGCAGATGAGCTCCAATGGTGTACATAAGAAAGAAACAGCCACCAACTATTAAGAGACAACAAGAAAGGGACGGCGGTCTTCAATCTTGCTAGGTAACTTGAAAAACTTGTGGGTGATGGAATATGTTGTCACAAGAAATTGACCAAGTAGAAGTAACTATTCATCTTCCAAGTTGATTCTCATTGtcaatttggtccttgcaaTGGTGGAAATGttaaatagaaaagaaaaaaaaatcattttttggtCCAATTTGTCAACATTTGGCACATGTCATCAAAACCAAATTGTAACTAGTCTAGAGAAAAAGGTGTGACATGTTTGGCTATCAGAGATTCGAATCAtggtttcaaaaaaaaaaaagtaccctCATCTAGGGATTACTATAAAACAGGCGACACTTTCAGAGACAAAAATGGTTGTTTTCTCGTTAATTTTGTTGAGTTGAGACCTATAACAAGTCCTTCATTAAAAATAGAATACCTCGTGCTTTTGCCCCTCACAATTAAAAAGCGAGACATTTTGTTATTGTACCCATTCAATGTCCCTTGACTCCCCAACTGAAACGCCTATATAGTAGATGATTATATTGCTGGACACtgataaacaaaaatgaattggAATAGAATTTGTTTGAAACAAACAACTTCAAATTTACATTAAAAGAACTTCAACCAAGGAATGTATATAATATCAAAAAACGTTCATAACGTAATTATATACCAGATACAGATTTCATATAAAGTATGATGATATTACAAATTACTTTACTTCtacacaacaacaataaaaaactataaagaATTCACACACTGCCACACAGCTCAAAATTACTGCATTGCCAATAATTTTAAGAACCCTTATTAGCTTACCATTTTCAAAGGTATAGGCACAACAATATCATATGCGGGTAGACATGATCTAATTTAAGATGCTGCAAGTTTGGTGTTTGGGTTGAAAGGACGCTGCTCAGCACATGTAAGGACATCATGGGTCCCAGCTCGTTCACGACCGACACCAAGAAGGTCGAGATAATATAGGTAATGGGAAACAATATTGTTCATTGAGTCAACATCACCCTGTCCACAAACACCTTCTCCGTAGAGGATGTTCATTGTAGCACCGAAACCAGGAACCCGATTCTCCATGGTGTCGTTCTTGGTAGGCTTCCAGTTGCCAACAAAGGCATCATGAGCAGAGGGTTGTGACTTTTTGATCGGCGTCATCCATTTCCAAATTGCAGCTTGGAAAGCTAGGGTTGCATTCTGCTCTATGTACTCTGGGTGGTCAAGTAGATTCACTTTCAGAGCTTCTCCAGCAGCTCCATAATTGTAGTTCCTATATTGAAGATACCAATGAGTACATTCATAAACCATGCAATTCTAAATTTGAAGTAGTGTTAATGCGTAAAATAGTAGTTTGATTAGATTCTGCCACACAGCAGTGTAATAGCtgttatttgacaacattttgtacttAATAGTGTATTGTTAAACAatagcaatttgttcaaattccactacgctatagccgctatttaacaacattgatTTCAAGTAAAACAAGCTCCATTACATATAACTACAACTACTACTTATAAAAGTGTGCATGCAATTCTGGTTAAAATTTTAACAGGAAGTTCATCGTTGCCAAAACACTTAACAAACATGGTACTTAATCTTGTCATTGATGGGCAACTTACTAATATGGTCAAATATACAACACATATGAGACAAAACAGAAAGCTACATATTGTACAATGTAAAGCCTGTGAAAAAGTTTAAGATTCAGCTGGTGTTATAGAAAACCTGCACAAGCATACATTACTTTTACATTTTCATATCAATGATAATTTCACATATCATCGATAAAAAACCCAGTAATACAGCTCTATGTCTCTTTCCCCACTCAGTTGCTCAAATTCTCTATATATTTTCCccattctttttctattttatctctTATTGCACCAGGCTATTTACTCTAATCTATCAAAACTTCGCAGTGATCAATTAACTCGTATCTTTcttgatgatgatttgaaggaTCTATAATTGCCATAATGGGGTGTGGAATAGGATCAACTATGATATTTACACAAAAGAGAGTTCAAGCCAATActttcttaactaaattcagtTCAATGATCAGTTATTGAAGTGCTTTGGATGAACTGATTTATAACAGCACCAGAATCCAAAAGCTGTCTATTTATCACAGTTGAGGGGATGTAACATCACTAATACACAAATAATCTTGCGAGTTCAGTTAAATATCAACCTTCAATGGGTCAGATTAATTTTGTACACAGGTCAGGGATATTGAGGAAGCctcaaaatgacattaaacaaGTTTAACGACAATCAGAGGTTCATCAACAGGAAAGAAACATGTAAAACTGGCTACCTTTtggccaaaaataaaaataaaaaatgctttATATTACAAGTATTTAGTAGTGGTATACATATACATACCAGTAGATAGGAATGGCTCCACGTCCGTAGTATTCAGCTCCAGGAGTGCAGGGGTATGTTAATTTGTAATAGTCATCACAATATGTCTGGGCAGGACTCATTTCATGATTGTAACATAGACCCCAGGCCAAAGGTCCTCCGGTTGCCACTCCGTATCCACCTGCATCAGCATTACAAGAACAATAAACATCCAAAGTGtcaaaattaaaaccaaatcAATCACAACATAATCCAAGTTCAACTATATAACGATAAACTTAAACCAGATCCATCAAATAAACAAACTTTCAGCAAACACAATTTTATCACTATAGTCAGTAGCAGCCACAATAGCGGTACTGCGTAGCGCTATGCAAAACCCCGCTGTATTGCATTTTTTACTAGTGACTGCTAGGCTGATATAGTGAATCTCCATTAAAAACTCAAATATGCCCTAAGGCTAAACTTATAGCCTTCCCCTCTGTCCTTTCTTGGATGTTTTGGTcattttccataaaatttatttgcttttcaatattagtaacaaacttttattatttgttatgaATATGTCTTTAACTTTGAGCTTGCGTGCATGTGTGGTCAAAGTATAAACATTTTGTATTGCTTTCCTAAACTTTGACGTAGCCACTTCGGGGTCAGCCACTTACCATAGTAGGTTTCTATCTTATCGACGTCAAATATGCCACATGTCAGGTCGGTCATAATTGAGACACAACGacgacgacgacaacaacaCAATTCTTCACATAATTCACTAGCAAGTAGCAACGATATAACAACAATTAAACAGTTAATATGTCATCATCGCTCACGATAATGTATACAACCTAACATCAACAAACAAATCAAGATTTTCAGCAGAACCGTCAATCTGACAACAcaaattcaattcatccaaAATTTCAAACATTGTAGACTCGGATCTAAGATTTTCTCCATTACATtcaaaataatgtaaaaaaaacaatccataatttttgttttctgcTCTGAAAATTCTCAACTTAAGCTAATTCAATCACAATTTGCTACTCCAACCCTAACTTGACATAACTTCTTCCCTTGCAAATggaaccaaaccaaacagatAACAACAAAGTAAACCAAACTACAACCACCGACAAATCTAATCaacattttacaattttagaTCTTATATATAGAGAGAACTAATTTCATCAAATCCTACAATTTAGTATCTAAATCACACATGAATTTAATTCATTTACAGTCAcagtaaatatattttacactgtcaatttagataattaattaaaaaataaagcaaaaataagtaaaaataggtgtatactaaaaaaaaatatcttacaaGAGGTTTTGCTTCCAACGTGTCCGAGAAAAGCGGCAATCTCCATCATCTGTGTAGTCTTATTACCAGTAGTACCAAAACCCAAAGGCTCAAAAAGAGAAGCTGCATTAATAAAAGAATGATAATCCCAAAACCCAACAGCATGAGCAATTGGAGTATTCCTTTTTGAAAACAGATTCTCAAATTGATAGGTTTGAAAATAATCAGTTATTGTTAAATTACAACAATATATTGACCATCCTTTACATTCCCATCCTTTATCACAGTACTTTTTTCCATGCTTGTATTTCACTTGTACCTTTGTGTTTGATGATTCATCACCGTTAACCGTTGTTGTGAGAAGAATGAAGAATGCGAATAACAAAACGACAGCGTTTAGTTTCGCCATCTTTGTGTTTGTGAAAGTGGAATCAGGTTAGATGAATGAAATGAAAGAGAAGAGTGAGGAATGAGTAATGTGAAGTTTTAGAGAGATGGATCGGACGGTGGAGATGGTGTTTGGTGGGGACGTTGAAGTGTTAAGAGAACAGACTGGCTTTGAGGTAAGGAACAACCAAGATACTTCACCGACAGCTGAGGTGGAAGTAAGAAATGACAGTATTGccatttgttgttttttgttttcgtcgGTTTGGTTGGTTGGTTGTCTATTCTCATTTCTCCTCAAAACTAAATTGTTTGATGCTGAAAGCAATTAATCAAGTGATTGAGTTTAAGGCGATGGTGAGCTATGTCAAATGGatcttgattttgattttgaggtgaaaaaattgtttgttagaTTATATTTA containing:
- the LOC11446816 gene encoding chitinase-like protein 1: MAKLNAVVLLFAFFILLTTTVNGDESSNTKVQVKYKHGKKYCDKGWECKGWSIYCCNLTITDYFQTYQFENLFSKRNTPIAHAVGFWDYHSFINAASLFEPLGFGTTGNKTTQMMEIAAFLGHVGSKTSCGYGVATGGPLAWGLCYNHEMSPAQTYCDDYYKLTYPCTPGAEYYGRGAIPIYWNYNYGAAGEALKVNLLDHPEYIEQNATLAFQAAIWKWMTPIKKSQPSAHDAFVGNWKPTKNDTMENRVPGFGATMNILYGEGVCGQGDVDSMNNIVSHYLYYLDLLGVGRERAGTHDVLTCAEQRPFNPNTKLAAS